The following proteins come from a genomic window of Sorghum bicolor cultivar BTx623 chromosome 3, Sorghum_bicolor_NCBIv3, whole genome shotgun sequence:
- the LOC8078148 gene encoding putative L-cysteine desulfhydrase 2, whose translation MASAPHGDAAEVRNAAPPAKRASAPITEADIRAEFAHHDGSVARVNNGTFGCCPASVLAARARWQRLFLSQPDAFYFDSLQPGLARSRAAVAAAVGACDASEVSLVDNATTAAAIIMQHVAWSFAEGVFARGDVVLMLHYTYSSVKNSIHAYVVRAGATVVEVPLPFPVASPGAVVAEFRTALALAKAGGRSVRLAVIDHITSMPSVLLPVKELVAICREEGVDKVFVDGAHAIGQVPIDVRDIGADFYTSNLHKWFFCPSAVAFLHIRKDDPVAKQLHHPVVSSEYGNGLPMESAWIGVRDYSAQLVVPDAVDFMSRFEGGVEAISRRNHDKVIEMGTMLAEAWGTFLGSPPEMCGSMAMVGLPGCLAIESGGDAMRVRDMLRNEFKVEVPIFHNSRSVEEGQELAKDAKGDQVSGYVRISHQVYNVREEYETLRDAVHKLVLDGFSCSKMRPSGKALSN comes from the coding sequence ATGGCCTCGGCTCCGCACGGCGACGCTGCCGAGGTCAGGAACGCCGCGCCGCCGGCAAAGCGCGCCAGCGCACCGATCACGGAAGCCGATATCCGCGCCGAGTTCGCCCACCACGACGGCAGCGTGGCCCGCGTCAACAACGGCACCTTCGGGTGCTGCCCGGCCTCGGTCCTCGCGGCGCGGGCGCGGTGGCAGCGGCTGTTCCTCTCGCAGCCCGACGCGTTCTACTTCGACTCCCTGCAGCCGGGGCTCGCCCGCTCGCGTGCCGCGGTAGCGGCTGCCGTCGGGGCGTGTGACGCCTCCGAGGTCTCCCTCGTCGACAACGCTACCACGGCGGCGGCCATCATCATGCAGCACGTGGCCTGGAGCTTCGCGGAGGGCGTCTTCGCGCGCGGCGACGTGGTGCTGATGCTCCACTACACCTACAGCTCCGTCAAGAACTCCATCCACGCGTACGTGGTCCGCGCGGGGGCCACCGTCGTCGAGGTGCCGCTCCCGTTCCCCGTCGCCTCGCCGGGCGCCGTCGTCGCCGAGTTCCGCACCGCGCTCGCGCTCGCCAAGGCCGGGGGCCGCAGCGTCCGCCTCGCCGTCATCGACCACATCACCTCCATGCCCAGCGTCCTCCTCCCCGTGAAGGAGCTCGTCGCCATCTGCCGCGAGGAGGGCGTGGACAAGGTCTTCGTCGACGGCGCGCACGCCATCGGCCAGGTGCCCATCGACGTGCGCGACATCGGCGCCGACTTCTACACCAGCAACCTCCACAAGTGGTTCTTCTGCCCTTCCGCCGTGGCGTTCCTGCACATCCGCAAGGATGACCCCGTAGCCAAGCAGCTCCACCACCCCGTCGTGTCTAGCGAGTACGGCAACGGGCTGCCCATGGAGAGCGCCTGGATTGGGGTGCGGGATTACAGTGCCCAGCTCGTTGTGCCTGATGCCGTTGACTTCATGAGCCGGTTCGAGGGCGGCGTCGAGGCGATAAGCAGACGGAACCATGACAAGGTGATCGAGATGGGCACGATGCTCGCCGAGGCATGGGGGACGTTTCTTGGCTCGCCGCCGGAAATGTGCGGAAGCATGGCTATGGTCGGGCTGCCTGGTTGCCTTGCCATTGAGAGCGGTGGTGATGCGATGAGAGTAAGGGACATGCTGAGGAACGAATTCAAGGTCGAGGTGCCAATATTCCACAACTCAAGAAGTGTTGAAGAAGGTCAAGAGTTGGCCAAGGATGCCAAGGGCGATCAAGTCAGTGGGTATGTGAGAATTTCACATCAGGTTTACAATGTCAGGGAGGAGTATGAGACCCTGAGAGATGCTGTCCATAAGCTTGTTCTTGATGGTTTCTCCTGCAGCAAGATGAGACCTTCTGGGAAGGCTCTCTCTAACTGA